A region of Halalkaliarchaeum desulfuricum DNA encodes the following proteins:
- the dnaG gene encoding DNA primase DnaG, whose amino-acid sequence MNDTAKYLIHATIAADGVVERSDVVGAVFGQTEGLLGEELDLRELQQASKVGRIDVQIESENGQSFGEVTIASSLNKAETAILAASLETITRVGPCHAHIEVTDIEDVRAAKRRAVVDRAKELLAEGFDESIITSEEILAEVRESARIDDIDEYEGLPAGPRVHDSDAVIVVEGRADVGRLLQCGIKNAIAVEGTNVPDVIADLTEERTVTAFLDGDRGGELILQELAQIGSVDYVTFAPAGRSVEELDRTEVMDALRAKVPYAQIADEPNARLSLQGDGTDPLSGSRVPTDPAAPEPTDEGETDEETDEAVETAEFDVETVDEVAPAVEPDPAEPDVTELDVETPEEGEEPVADGEEPVADGEPETTEAAPTESDEEVSEDGPRTLRSHVEEVIAESTGLARLLDAEFELLEEIDGDDAFDAVERRETAPHAMVVDGEATQRLLDVAAQRGVDQLVARSAGDYVKKPIGTRVLTADQLLVEA is encoded by the coding sequence ATGAACGACACAGCAAAATATCTCATTCACGCGACCATCGCCGCCGACGGCGTCGTCGAACGTTCCGACGTTGTCGGCGCGGTATTCGGCCAGACCGAGGGGCTACTCGGCGAGGAGCTGGACCTCCGGGAGCTCCAGCAGGCCTCGAAGGTCGGTCGCATCGACGTACAGATCGAATCGGAGAACGGCCAGTCGTTCGGCGAGGTGACGATCGCCTCCAGCCTGAACAAGGCGGAGACGGCGATCCTGGCGGCCTCGCTCGAGACGATCACCCGTGTGGGCCCGTGCCACGCCCACATCGAAGTGACGGACATCGAGGACGTCCGTGCGGCCAAGCGCCGGGCGGTCGTCGACCGGGCCAAGGAACTGCTCGCGGAGGGGTTCGACGAGTCGATCATCACAAGCGAGGAGATCCTCGCGGAGGTCCGCGAGTCTGCCCGGATCGACGACATCGACGAATACGAGGGGCTGCCTGCCGGTCCCCGCGTCCACGACTCCGACGCCGTCATCGTCGTCGAGGGGCGGGCCGACGTCGGGCGGCTGCTCCAGTGTGGCATCAAAAACGCAATCGCGGTCGAGGGGACCAACGTCCCGGACGTGATCGCCGACCTCACCGAAGAGCGGACAGTGACGGCGTTTCTGGACGGCGACCGCGGCGGCGAGCTCATCCTCCAGGAGCTCGCCCAGATCGGCAGCGTCGACTACGTGACGTTCGCGCCGGCGGGCCGCTCCGTCGAGGAACTCGACCGGACGGAGGTCATGGACGCCCTCCGGGCGAAGGTGCCGTACGCCCAGATCGCCGACGAACCCAACGCCCGGCTCTCACTGCAGGGGGACGGCACGGACCCTCTGTCGGGGTCGCGGGTTCCGACTGACCCGGCGGCCCCTGAACCGACCGACGAGGGAGAAACCGATGAGGAAACGGACGAGGCGGTCGAAACCGCCGAATTCGATGTCGAAACCGTTGACGAAGTCGCCCCGGCGGTGGAGCCTGACCCGGCAGAACCCGACGTCACGGAATTGGACGTCGAGACCCCCGAGGAAGGCGAAGAACCGGTAGCTGACGGCGAAGAACCGGTAGCTGACGGGGAACCCGAGACGACCGAAGCAGCGCCCACCGAGTCCGACGAGGAGGTGTCCGAAGACGGACCCCGAACGCTCCGGAGCCACGTCGAGGAGGTCATCGCGGAATCGACGGGGCTCGCTAGATTGCTCGATGCGGAGTTCGAACTCCTCGAGGAAATCGACGGCGACGACGCGTTCGACGCTGTCGAACGCCGGGAGACGGCGCCACACGCGATGGTCGTCGACGGGGAGGCGACCCAGCGACTCCTCGACGTGGCGGCCCAGCGCGGCGTCGACCAGCTCGTGGCCCGATCGGCCGGCGACTACGTCAAAAAGCCGATCGGGACGCGGGTGTTGACTGCGGATCAGTTGCTCGTGGAAGCGTGA
- a CDS encoding PASTA domain-containing protein, which translates to MTDLETLIRSRYPSVDVDKLDRREQYELAGAVRNQQRLVESIQDRLVDVEIERDMLSTKVDRLVELRREAETERDRLRDRIEELTADIPAVEPDRVVTAFANSIGDFEELERSGYSVSNLEVDLKASLVQRDDGMALHLPRLTEEYSADSLSTIRFGVRPTPPQQDLELVRVPHVVGRSRETARQLLAEADLSVGRIESVPGDPGDMVVDQFPKSGDLADPGAGVDVVVTEATSVDVPSCLGLRLAEARTALAEAGLSVGEIERVPADAPDGTVVEQHPPPTDDTDRGAAVDLVLAETEKEDEEEREEREEREAKEREERGEPVRTVPGIGPTYAERLQREGIETVPELVRLDPARVASITEAGEGRVRRWLEELDAVNEDDGRGNDGRGNDGRGNDRRRDDGR; encoded by the coding sequence ATGACCGACCTCGAAACACTCATCCGGTCTCGGTATCCCTCGGTCGACGTTGACAAGCTCGATAGGCGCGAACAGTACGAACTGGCCGGCGCAGTCCGGAACCAGCAGCGCCTCGTGGAGTCGATCCAGGACCGGCTGGTGGACGTCGAAATCGAACGGGACATGCTGTCGACGAAAGTCGACCGACTCGTGGAGCTGCGTCGGGAGGCCGAGACCGAACGGGACCGGCTCCGCGACCGAATCGAGGAGCTTACGGCAGACATCCCCGCAGTCGAACCCGACAGGGTCGTCACGGCGTTCGCCAACTCGATCGGTGACTTCGAGGAGCTGGAACGGTCGGGATACTCGGTCTCGAATCTGGAAGTGGATCTCAAAGCCAGCCTCGTCCAGCGGGACGACGGGATGGCGCTTCACCTGCCGCGGCTCACAGAGGAGTACAGCGCCGACTCGCTGAGCACGATCCGGTTCGGGGTTCGTCCGACACCCCCGCAACAGGACCTCGAACTGGTTCGAGTCCCCCACGTGGTCGGACGATCCCGCGAGACTGCCCGGCAGCTCCTCGCGGAGGCGGACCTGTCCGTCGGTCGGATCGAGTCGGTGCCGGGCGATCCCGGCGATATGGTCGTCGACCAGTTCCCGAAGTCGGGCGATCTTGCGGACCCTGGGGCCGGCGTCGATGTCGTCGTCACCGAAGCGACGAGCGTCGACGTTCCCTCCTGTCTCGGACTGCGATTGGCGGAGGCGAGAACCGCGCTCGCTGAGGCAGGGCTGTCGGTCGGGGAGATCGAACGCGTTCCAGCTGACGCCCCGGACGGAACCGTGGTCGAGCAGCATCCGCCGCCAACGGACGACACAGATCGTGGCGCTGCCGTCGATCTCGTCCTCGCTGAAACCGAAAAAGAGGACGAGGAAGAGCGGGAGGAGCGAGAGGAACGAGAGGCAAAAGAGCGGGAGGAACGCGGTGAACCGGTTCGAACCGTTCCGGGTATCGGCCCGACCTACGCCGAGCGCCTCCAGCGGGAGGGAATCGAAACCGTCCCCGAACTCGTCAGGCTCGATCCGGCACGCGTCGCGTCGATCACCGAAGCGGGGGAAGGTCGCGTCCGGCGCTGGCTCGAGGAACTCGACGCCGTGAACGAGGACGATGGACGTGGGAACGATGGACGTGGGAACGATGGACGTGGGAACGATAGACGAAGGGACGATGGACGTTGA
- a CDS encoding sodium:solute symporter family protein, whose product MIGGDLQFAIVVGYLFVALGIGLIAYYVSETTAEDYFLASRSLGTLVLLFTTFATLLSAFTFFGGPNLAYAAGPEWILVMGVMDGIIFAILWYLVGYKQWLVGQRHGYVTLGEMLGDRFGSRRLRATVAGVSLFWLFPYVMLQQMGAGEALVGLTDGAVPYWGGAALITAFMILYVVLAGLRGVAWTDTLQGLFMLSMVWIAVLWVLSAAGGLGAATDAVAASHPEFLAMGGGVYTPQFIISAAVTIAFGVTMFPQINQRFFVAESDRVLKRSFTLWPVLVLLLFVPAFMLGTWAAGLGVAVPEGANVVPVVLNEFTPEWFAALVIAGAIAAMMSSSDSMLLSGSSYFTRDLYRPLVDRDVSERGEAWLGRAGVAVFATAAFFASLTRPGTLIEVGDTAFSGFALLTLPVLAALYWDRTTGTGMLAGILVPQAVYVTHVLVPARTVSLFGADLTLFARTYGGWDVALGLMGLGLAITVAVSLSTATNPAAEPSRFDVSG is encoded by the coding sequence GTGATCGGCGGGGACCTGCAGTTCGCGATCGTCGTCGGCTACCTGTTTGTGGCGCTCGGGATCGGCCTCATCGCCTACTACGTCTCCGAGACGACCGCAGAGGACTACTTTCTCGCCTCGCGGTCGCTCGGGACGCTGGTGTTGCTTTTCACCACGTTCGCGACGCTGCTTTCGGCGTTTACCTTCTTTGGCGGCCCGAACCTCGCGTACGCCGCCGGACCCGAGTGGATCCTCGTGATGGGCGTGATGGACGGGATTATCTTCGCGATCCTGTGGTACCTCGTGGGCTACAAACAGTGGCTCGTCGGGCAGCGTCACGGCTACGTCACCCTGGGGGAGATGCTCGGGGACCGGTTCGGCTCCCGGCGCCTGCGCGCGACCGTCGCCGGCGTCAGCCTCTTTTGGCTGTTCCCGTACGTGATGCTCCAGCAGATGGGTGCCGGCGAGGCGCTGGTGGGACTCACCGACGGCGCGGTCCCATACTGGGGCGGGGCGGCGCTCATCACCGCGTTCATGATCCTGTACGTCGTCCTCGCCGGCCTCCGCGGCGTCGCCTGGACCGACACCCTCCAGGGGCTGTTCATGCTGTCGATGGTGTGGATCGCCGTGCTGTGGGTGCTGTCTGCGGCCGGCGGCCTGGGTGCGGCAACCGACGCCGTCGCCGCCTCCCATCCTGAGTTCCTCGCAATGGGCGGGGGGGTGTACACCCCGCAGTTCATCATCTCCGCTGCGGTCACGATCGCGTTCGGCGTCACTATGTTCCCCCAGATCAATCAGCGATTCTTCGTCGCCGAAAGCGACCGCGTGCTGAAGCGGTCGTTCACACTGTGGCCGGTGCTCGTGCTCCTCCTGTTCGTTCCGGCGTTCATGCTGGGCACGTGGGCCGCCGGACTGGGGGTCGCAGTCCCCGAGGGCGCGAACGTTGTGCCGGTCGTGCTCAACGAGTTCACCCCGGAGTGGTTCGCGGCGCTGGTGATCGCCGGCGCGATCGCGGCGATGATGTCCTCCTCGGACTCGATGCTTCTGTCCGGGTCGTCGTATTTTACGCGGGACCTGTACCGGCCGCTCGTGGACAGAGACGTGAGTGAACGGGGGGAGGCGTGGCTCGGGCGAGCCGGGGTCGCCGTCTTTGCGACCGCGGCGTTCTTCGCCAGCCTGACCCGGCCGGGGACCCTCATCGAGGTCGGCGACACCGCATTCTCGGGGTTCGCGCTCCTGACACTTCCGGTGCTTGCGGCGTTGTACTGGGACCGGACGACCGGAACCGGAATGCTTGCGGGGATCCTCGTTCCGCAGGCCGTCTACGTCACGCACGTGCTGGTTCCGGCCCGGACGGTTTCGCTTTTCGGCGCCGATCTCACATTGTTCGCCCGGACGTATGGCGGCTGGGACGTCGCGCTCGGATTGATGGGGCTGGGGCTCGCGATCACGGTTGCGGTGTCGCTGTCGACGGCGACGAACCCGGCGGCCGAGCCGTCACGGTTCGACGTCAGTGGGTGA
- a CDS encoding ribbon-helix-helix domain-containing protein, translating to MTKRLTVDFEDDLYKEFSKKCIDAERPKSEVVRELVQDWVNDQE from the coding sequence ATGACCAAACGCCTCACCGTAGACTTCGAGGACGATTTGTACAAGGAGTTCTCGAAGAAGTGCATCGACGCTGAACGTCCAAAGTCAGAAGTCGTGCGTGAACTCGTTCAAGACTGGGTAAACGACCAAGAATGA
- a CDS encoding YegP family protein, protein MSDQQPSGTLQSLYTNRIGTARTDDEIFGYWLFLLGVIAGLLGVVVFAFTDAQTMSRGIGYALAALAPPLIMLGAVIRFPLRRTAMWLAVVGGLLSVVAVVWFLSVFPDGWPRATGRADIIGVYAVGLIVIGLAGTVVPLWTDPVYDEHAQLTETTERQRQELEMSSARAEESTSRAEELEGDLAAGQEELAEIEEKLSQREAEIEALHSSSARFELFEDRGGKHRWRLRHRNGNVIAAAGQGYSSRQKCQQGMHSVMRNALGAGVLRLESEAVETTTEDGEPVPEDADEPDIAVPSVEEDLESAATYEVFEDEGGRWRWRLRHENGNIIADSGEGYASKSNARRAMRNVRDHVSAADYLDIDPAAFEVYRDRAGQYRWRLLHENGNILADSGQGYTRRSDARNGLESVRTNVNEAPILDPGTEPEEETNTDAVFEVYEDKGGEWRWRLRHQNGNIIADSGEGYASRSGCIEAVDRIREYAPEADILDVERAAFEVYEDAAGEWRWRLRHRNGNIIADSGEGYASRSGCIEAVERVKRHAPGAGDEEVEA, encoded by the coding sequence ATGTCGGATCAACAACCGTCCGGAACACTTCAGTCGCTGTACACCAACCGGATCGGGACGGCCAGAACGGACGACGAAATCTTCGGATACTGGCTGTTCTTACTGGGCGTCATCGCCGGCCTGCTCGGCGTAGTCGTCTTCGCCTTCACGGACGCCCAGACGATGTCACGTGGGATCGGGTACGCGCTGGCGGCGCTCGCACCGCCGTTGATCATGCTCGGCGCGGTGATACGGTTCCCGCTGCGACGCACGGCGATGTGGCTCGCCGTCGTCGGCGGGCTGCTTTCGGTGGTCGCGGTCGTCTGGTTCCTGTCGGTGTTTCCCGACGGGTGGCCGCGTGCGACCGGGCGAGCCGACATCATCGGCGTGTACGCGGTCGGGTTGATCGTCATCGGGCTCGCCGGCACCGTCGTTCCGCTGTGGACCGACCCGGTGTACGACGAGCACGCGCAACTCACCGAGACGACGGAACGACAGCGGCAGGAACTCGAGATGTCCTCGGCACGGGCCGAGGAGTCGACGTCCCGCGCCGAGGAACTCGAGGGCGATCTCGCGGCTGGACAGGAGGAACTGGCGGAGATCGAGGAGAAACTCTCACAACGGGAGGCAGAGATCGAGGCCCTGCACAGTTCGAGCGCCAGGTTCGAACTGTTCGAGGATCGGGGCGGAAAGCACCGCTGGCGGCTGCGGCACCGCAACGGAAACGTGATCGCCGCTGCGGGCCAGGGATACAGCTCCCGCCAGAAGTGCCAGCAGGGAATGCACAGCGTGATGCGGAACGCGCTCGGCGCGGGCGTCCTGCGGCTCGAGTCCGAGGCCGTCGAAACGACGACCGAGGACGGCGAGCCGGTGCCCGAAGACGCCGACGAACCCGACATCGCGGTTCCCAGCGTCGAGGAGGACCTCGAGAGCGCGGCCACCTACGAGGTGTTCGAAGACGAGGGCGGTCGATGGCGCTGGCGGCTCAGACACGAGAACGGCAACATCATCGCCGACTCGGGGGAGGGATACGCCTCCAAGTCGAACGCCCGGCGGGCGATGCGAAACGTTCGCGATCACGTCTCGGCAGCGGATTACCTCGACATCGACCCGGCGGCGTTCGAGGTGTACCGCGACCGGGCCGGCCAGTACCGCTGGCGGCTCCTCCACGAGAACGGGAACATCCTCGCCGACTCCGGTCAGGGATACACCCGACGCAGTGACGCCCGAAACGGGCTCGAAAGCGTCCGGACAAACGTCAACGAGGCACCGATCCTCGACCCGGGTACCGAACCGGAGGAGGAAACGAACACCGACGCTGTCTTCGAGGTGTACGAGGACAAAGGCGGCGAGTGGCGCTGGCGGCTGCGACACCAGAACGGCAACATCATCGCCGACTCGGGGGAAGGGTACGCCTCCCGGTCCGGCTGCATCGAGGCTGTCGATCGCATCCGCGAGTACGCCCCCGAAGCGGACATCCTCGACGTCGAACGCGCCGCGTTCGAGGTGTACGAGGACGCCGCTGGCGAGTGGCGCTGGCGGCTGCGGCACCGGAACGGCAATATCATCGCCGATTCGGGCGAGGGGTACGCCTCACGATCCGGCTGCATCGAGGCGGTCGAACGGGTGAAGCGACACGCGCCCGGCGCCGGCGACGAGGAAGTCGAAGCGTAA
- a CDS encoding DUF3311 domain-containing protein yields MPRTETVLWALAFLLLVVFAVPWFLWGNATVVAGLPIWLWWHIGWMALAAVVFYAFTRRAWDREMGIDPDRSGETP; encoded by the coding sequence ATGCCCCGAACCGAAACCGTCCTGTGGGCGCTCGCGTTCCTGCTGCTAGTCGTCTTTGCGGTACCGTGGTTCCTGTGGGGCAACGCGACCGTCGTCGCGGGGCTGCCGATCTGGCTGTGGTGGCACATCGGATGGATGGCCCTCGCGGCGGTCGTCTTCTATGCGTTCACCAGGCGCGCGTGGGATCGCGAGATGGGGATCGATCCGGACCGGAGCGGTGAGACGCCGTGA
- a CDS encoding RNA-guided endonuclease TnpB family protein: MTQIQALTKTLVFPLDMQSGNESLLHDARLECRRVFNEVLRLNYDGWDWNEIEDVVEQNADLVQNTAQRIIDKAFDALNNYYDNDDWGRPWYKHETFPLRMNYGEGYNLFLEDETIRFRISAKPYKHVKGELRGTTDQFDLLTQAMKDDHWHVGTAEALVRNGREELHVTVTNETAEVGTKAAAETVVGVDINEDCVALAALTEHGIEDSIVLDYPEIKEQRHRYFTMRKRMQEAGQTAFNDVFCDKEQRFVHDQLHTVSRRVVEWIQQFNSPVIVFEDLKDMRDDIEYGTRLNRRLHSLPFAKLRDYITYKAAWQGIPSDDVDPEYTSQRCPVCGHTERGNRHKKRFKCRECEHQDHADRGAGVSVAQKWLRKQEDRNVPALNTLPQVRKWELRQQASGPVNGPTVTHHTVEGYQTEGVSGVSDQSTGRSSGVVRKTQSSVMTRDEVSRTT; this comes from the coding sequence ATGACACAGATACAGGCTCTCACGAAGACACTCGTGTTCCCGCTGGATATGCAGAGTGGCAACGAGAGCCTGCTTCACGATGCCCGCTTGGAATGTCGTCGCGTGTTCAACGAGGTGCTACGCCTCAACTACGATGGATGGGACTGGAACGAGATAGAAGACGTTGTTGAGCAGAACGCAGACCTTGTTCAAAACACCGCACAACGCATCATCGACAAAGCCTTTGACGCACTCAACAACTACTACGACAACGACGACTGGGGTCGTCCGTGGTACAAACACGAGACGTTCCCCTTGCGGATGAACTACGGCGAAGGCTACAACCTCTTTCTCGAAGACGAAACGATTCGGTTCCGTATCAGTGCAAAACCGTACAAACACGTCAAAGGCGAGCTTCGCGGCACGACAGATCAGTTCGACCTGCTCACACAGGCGATGAAAGACGATCACTGGCACGTTGGCACTGCCGAGGCACTTGTCCGAAACGGACGCGAAGAATTGCACGTCACCGTCACCAACGAAACTGCTGAAGTAGGTACAAAAGCAGCGGCAGAAACGGTCGTTGGCGTCGATATTAACGAAGACTGTGTTGCACTGGCGGCACTGACTGAACACGGAATCGAAGACTCAATTGTTCTCGACTACCCGGAAATCAAGGAACAACGCCACCGCTACTTCACGATGCGGAAGCGGATGCAGGAAGCCGGACAGACTGCGTTCAACGACGTGTTCTGCGACAAGGAGCAACGGTTCGTTCACGACCAGCTACACACGGTTTCACGGCGCGTAGTCGAGTGGATTCAGCAGTTCAACAGTCCCGTGATTGTCTTTGAAGACCTCAAAGACATGAGAGACGACATTGAGTACGGGACTCGACTGAACCGGCGACTCCATTCACTGCCGTTCGCCAAACTGCGCGACTATATCACGTACAAGGCGGCATGGCAGGGTATTCCGTCAGACGATGTTGACCCTGAGTACACCAGTCAACGGTGTCCTGTCTGTGGACACACAGAACGGGGGAACCGCCACAAGAAACGGTTCAAATGCCGTGAGTGCGAGCATCAAGACCACGCCGACCGTGGCGCTGGTGTGAGTGTCGCGCAGAAGTGGCTGAGAAAGCAAGAAGACAGAAATGTGCCTGCTCTCAACACACTCCCACAGGTTCGAAAGTGGGAGTTGCGACAGCAGGCATCGGGGCCTGTGAACGGCCCGACCGTGACCCACCACACCGTTGAAGGCTATCAAACCGAGGGTGTGTCGGGTGTGTCCGACCAATCCACGGGAAGAAGCTCCGGGGTCGTACGGAAGACACAGTCTTCCGTGATGACGAGAGACGAAGTCTCTCGAACCACTTGA
- a CDS encoding ammonium transporter, with the protein MTVDPAVLAEGVNLLWVALVCFLIFFMHAGFAMLESGQVRAKNVANQLTKNLLTWSVGIVAYFFVGFGIEAIAGGLTGGGSYGAGDLTAVMSAADGAWINEWLFGAVFAMTAATIVSGAVAGRARLRAYVAYTLLLAAIIYPVVVGFTWAGGFLDALGFHDFAGGMIVHGMGGIAGLTAAYVIGPRLDRYAEDGSTNVVPGHSMTFAVLGTLVLAFGWYGFNVGTTATVFAVEGGELVLDGYAVVGRVALATTVGMAMGAIGASIAALYLTGKVDTLYVANGLLAGLVGVTGIADVVTWWGAMLVALLAGLQLPFVFEFVTDRMKIDDVCAVFPVHGSAGALGVLALPFVHVGGFSTSLLISQVVGVTVIAAWTVTATAVVFGAFRAVGQARVSPAHEREGLDVSEHGVDTYPEFGKPDLAADGGRAVRARSGDRTDLRTDGGTDADGTPDDGIKLVMAIVRPDKLSDVKRALAEAGAPSLTVTRVSGRGSQPAKTGQWRGEEYTVDLHEKVKIECVVADVPVDDVVTAIHEAAATGEPGDGKVFVLPVEGAVQIRTGEGGPTAV; encoded by the coding sequence GTGACTGTCGATCCAGCGGTGCTGGCTGAAGGGGTCAACCTGCTGTGGGTCGCGCTCGTCTGCTTTTTGATCTTCTTCATGCACGCCGGGTTCGCGATGCTGGAGTCCGGGCAGGTGCGGGCGAAAAACGTCGCCAACCAGCTCACGAAGAACCTGCTCACCTGGAGTGTCGGCATCGTCGCCTACTTTTTCGTGGGGTTCGGGATCGAGGCGATCGCCGGCGGACTCACCGGCGGCGGATCCTACGGTGCCGGTGATCTCACGGCAGTGATGTCCGCGGCTGACGGCGCCTGGATCAACGAGTGGCTGTTCGGCGCAGTATTCGCGATGACCGCCGCCACGATCGTCTCGGGGGCTGTGGCCGGGCGGGCCAGGCTCCGGGCGTACGTCGCGTACACGCTGCTTCTGGCGGCGATCATCTACCCGGTCGTGGTGGGCTTTACGTGGGCGGGCGGATTTCTCGACGCGCTCGGCTTCCACGACTTCGCCGGCGGCATGATCGTCCACGGCATGGGCGGCATCGCCGGGCTCACCGCCGCGTACGTGATCGGCCCCCGTCTGGACCGCTACGCCGAGGACGGCTCGACGAACGTGGTGCCCGGTCACTCGATGACGTTCGCGGTGCTCGGGACGCTCGTGCTCGCGTTCGGCTGGTACGGCTTCAACGTCGGCACCACCGCCACCGTGTTCGCGGTCGAGGGGGGCGAACTCGTCCTCGACGGCTACGCGGTGGTGGGGCGGGTCGCGCTCGCGACGACAGTCGGGATGGCGATGGGCGCCATCGGCGCGTCGATCGCGGCGCTGTACCTCACCGGGAAGGTCGATACGCTGTACGTCGCAAACGGGCTGCTCGCGGGTTTGGTGGGTGTCACCGGCATCGCGGACGTCGTCACCTGGTGGGGCGCAATGCTCGTGGCGCTTCTGGCGGGGCTCCAGCTCCCGTTCGTCTTCGAGTTCGTCACCGATCGCATGAAGATCGACGACGTCTGTGCGGTGTTTCCGGTCCACGGTTCCGCGGGGGCGCTCGGCGTGCTCGCGCTCCCGTTCGTTCACGTCGGCGGCTTTTCGACGAGCCTGCTGATCTCGCAGGTCGTCGGCGTCACCGTGATCGCGGCCTGGACGGTCACCGCGACCGCGGTCGTCTTCGGCGCGTTCAGGGCGGTCGGACAGGCACGGGTGTCGCCGGCTCACGAACGTGAAGGGCTCGACGTCTCCGAACACGGCGTCGACACCTACCCCGAGTTCGGCAAGCCCGACCTCGCTGCCGACGGGGGCCGGGCTGTGCGGGCTCGCTCCGGCGACCGCACGGATCTCAGGACCGACGGCGGAACCGATGCGGACGGAACCCCCGACGACGGAATCAAGCTCGTCATGGCGATCGTTCGCCCGGACAAACTCTCGGACGTGAAGCGCGCGCTCGCGGAGGCTGGCGCTCCCTCGCTTACGGTGACCCGAGTCTCCGGCCGGGGATCACAGCCGGCGAAGACGGGGCAGTGGCGCGGCGAGGAGTACACCGTCGATCTCCACGAGAAGGTCAAAATCGAGTGTGTCGTCGCTGACGTCCCCGTCGACGACGTCGTGACCGCGATCCACGAGGCCGCCGCGACCGGAGAACCCGGCGACGGAAAGGTGTTCGTGCTCCCGGTCGAGGGCGCCGTCCAGATCCGGACCGGCGAGGGGGGACCAACCGCGGTCTGA
- the tnpA gene encoding IS200/IS605 family transposase has product MGETRSNHTVYNINYHFVWCRQSKIDCLQIGDLQCPKYRHPVLDKIEQSLEVAFRDVCDEYGYEILSLHISADHVHLFLSAHPKHSPSEIARKVKSITAREMWQQHESLLENYFWGGGFWEESYYIGTAGEVSSQTIEQYIERTEHV; this is encoded by the coding sequence ATGGGCGAAACACGGTCAAATCACACAGTATACAATATCAACTACCATTTTGTGTGGTGTCGTCAATCGAAGATTGACTGCTTGCAAATCGGAGATTTGCAATGTCCAAAGTATCGCCACCCGGTGCTTGATAAGATAGAACAGTCGCTAGAAGTAGCGTTCAGAGACGTGTGTGACGAGTACGGCTACGAGATATTATCATTACATATCTCAGCCGACCACGTACATCTGTTTCTTTCAGCACATCCAAAACATTCCCCGAGTGAAATTGCACGAAAAGTCAAGAGCATCACAGCTAGAGAGATGTGGCAGCAACACGAATCTCTTTTGGAAAACTACTTCTGGGGTGGCGGATTCTGGGAAGAATCGTACTACATTGGAACGGCTGGTGAGGTATCTAGCCAGACGATTGAACAGTATATCGAACGTACTGAACACGTCTAA
- a CDS encoding TIGR00296 family protein: MSEAQAVRLSYEDGDRAVELAREAVESFVLHGQREQPGSMREAFYQRTGAFVRLESTRGRGRLRGCAGAFRTGDQLGHAIVEAAIKAASDDSAGSEVGSKELDNLRVSVCVVCTTVLTDDPLADIELGTHGAAIDRGENHGSLFPTLPVKHGWSAEEYLDRVARKAGLPPKAWQHDDAMVTLFEGQVFRERDDAKSVEELKI; this comes from the coding sequence ATGTCAGAGGCGCAGGCCGTTCGGCTATCCTACGAGGACGGGGATCGAGCGGTCGAACTCGCGCGCGAAGCCGTCGAATCGTTCGTTCTTCACGGACAGCGGGAACAGCCCGGGAGCATGCGCGAAGCGTTCTACCAGCGCACCGGCGCGTTCGTCAGGCTGGAGTCGACCCGAGGGCGGGGCCGGCTCCGCGGGTGTGCCGGCGCGTTCCGAACCGGCGACCAGCTCGGGCACGCGATCGTCGAGGCGGCGATCAAGGCCGCCTCGGATGACTCCGCGGGCTCGGAGGTCGGATCGAAGGAACTGGACAACCTGCGCGTATCGGTATGTGTCGTCTGCACGACGGTGCTGACGGACGACCCACTCGCCGACATCGAACTGGGGACCCACGGGGCGGCCATCGACCGGGGCGAAAATCACGGCTCGCTGTTCCCGACGCTGCCGGTGAAACACGGCTGGAGCGCCGAAGAGTACCTCGACCGCGTCGCCCGGAAGGCGGGACTCCCGCCGAAGGCGTGGCAACACGACGACGCGATGGTGACGCTCTTCGAGGGGCAGGTGTTCCGCGAGCGGGACGACGCCAAAAGCGTCGAAGAGCTCAAAATATAA
- a CDS encoding DUF7130 family rubredoxin-like protein has protein sequence MSQDEEALIANLEIGQEIYDEDGNELGTVRGLDDNGFYVLAREETGTVPLSKARDIFGKAYVMWRCWECGEMGKIEDDLPDTCPSCGAQKEELYYWAED, from the coding sequence ATGTCACAAGATGAAGAGGCACTAATCGCAAACCTCGAGATCGGCCAGGAGATATACGACGAGGACGGCAACGAACTCGGAACCGTGCGCGGGCTCGACGACAACGGCTTCTACGTGCTCGCGAGGGAGGAGACGGGGACGGTTCCGCTGTCGAAGGCACGGGACATCTTCGGGAAGGCGTACGTGATGTGGCGCTGCTGGGAGTGCGGCGAGATGGGCAAGATCGAGGACGACCTTCCCGACACCTGCCCGTCGTGTGGGGCGCAAAAAGAGGAACTGTATTACTGGGCAGAAGACTAA